ATTTTTTTCATATTATACCTCATTAGTTAATTTATAGCCTTATTATATATCATCTGGAGGCTTCTGTCTGTAGCAAACTACTATGATTTTACCTTGTGTATTATTAATTCTATCCTTTAACTGCACCAGCCATCATTCCTTTTATGAGTTTATCCTGACCAATGGCAAAAGCAAGAATCATTGGCACTGCGCATAAGGTCAAAACAGCCATAATCATAGGTATGTTAGCATTATACTGTCCCTGGAATTCCCATATTGAAAGGGGAAGTGTACGGCTTTTTTGTGATTGTGTAAGTACAAGTGCAAAACTGAACTCATTCCACATGTTTACACTGTTATATATGGCAAGGGTTGCAAGTCCCGGCTTTGAAAGTGGTGCTATAATGTTGAAGAATGTGCGATACTTACCGCATCCGTCAATTTCAGCGGATTCTTCCAGTTCTTTTGGAATTTGTGCCATAAATCCTGTAAGGATAAACACCGATATAGGCAGATTGAAAGCGGTATACGGGCCTATGAGTGCAAATATTGTATCATACAGGTTCAATTTTTGTGTGAGCTGGAATACCGGGATCAAAGTTACATGTATCGGTACAGCCATTGCAGCAACTATTATTCCGAAAAGAGGCTTGTTTAGTTTAAATTTGAATCTTGAAAAAGGATATGAAG
This region of Clostridium sp. BNL1100 genomic DNA includes:
- a CDS encoding carbohydrate ABC transporter permease, producing MKKKFKVGKIIVALLALIWLAIAGAPFYFMVASAFKEQFEIFTAGVFAMPKGLYLQNFQKVIESDFYKYLFNSLFVVGVSLILILFTSLFASYPFSRFKFKLNKPLFGIIVAAMAVPIHVTLIPVFQLTQKLNLYDTIFALIGPYTAFNLPISVFILTGFMAQIPKELEESAEIDGCGKYRTFFNIIAPLSKPGLATLAIYNSVNMWNEFSFALVLTQSQKSRTLPLSIWEFQGQYNANIPMIMAVLTLCAVPMILAFAIGQDKLIKGMMAGAVKG